The stretch of DNA GCGTCCCGACGACGCTCATCAGGTCGTGCGGCAACTTCCGAAGCGCTGGGGGCAGGGGCCTGACGCAGGCACAGGAAGGGGCTATCCTGCACCCGGGAGCAGCATCTCCCACATGCGACACGGCAGGAGCCGTACGATGACGCCCCCCCGATCGCCCAATACGCCGGCAGCGCGCCAGTCCCTTGACGACATCGTGGTCTCGAACCCGGCGATCCTCGCGGGCCGCCGGGTCTTTCGCGGCACGCGCGTGCCGGTCGAGGTGGTGTTCGAGAA from Methylobacterium aquaticum encodes:
- a CDS encoding DUF433 domain-containing protein → MTPPRSPNTPAARQSLDDIVVSNPAILAGRRVFRGTRVPVEVVFENLADGLSLDEILDTYEALNRDDVVAVLEFAAQAVAGPRAA